The Geobacter metallireducens GS-15 region GGCAAGGTCGGGCGTGTTTCCACCCTGGAAATTTCTCCAATAGCTGCGGCTCGCCAAAAGATCGGTCTTTCGCAGAGGGAGTTCGCAAAAATGCTCGGGGTATCGCTCCGCACCCTTCAGGAGTGGGAGCAGGGGCGTCGGACGCCATCCGGTGCGGCGAAATCTCTCATCACTATTGCCATCAAGAAACCTGAGGTAATCAAAGAACTACTTGCAGCCTGAGTCCACAAAGAAAATAGGGGACGGGCTAGTTTTTCCACATGCCTTCATCCCCTCAGCGATTCTTTCCTCGAAAAGTAGCCTGTCCCTTTTTTTCTTTCCCGTGGCCCCCTTAAATCCAGTGCTTTGTGTACTTTGAATAGTTGTATTCGTCGATTCTCTTGAGAAGTGGACGATCGTCGCAGTGCGGAACAAATTTTCGAACTCTTTCCGAGAGTATTTTATCTTTTCACAGAATTTCAGGTATTTGATGTGAGAATCACCGTCAATGTAAAAACAATTATACTTCCACGCAATGTTGGAATCCCATATTGGAAGAAATGCCGGTGCAAACAAACTCAGCGTCTTTGCTACTGAGACAGGGCTTTTTCGATTGTCATTTAAACGTTTTAACGATGATAAAAAATCATTAAACAGAGTTGTGAGTAACTCCGAATCAAGTGTGGTGAGGGTCTCTATTCCTCTGTCTCTGAGATTGCTAAGCGAATCAATATTTCGATCAATGGACGCAATTACAGCATTTTTATCATAGCGAGCGTAAAATCTGTTCCATCCTCGTATTATTCGACTGACTCCACGCTCCATTTCAGAAGCGTTGCCCCAGTTCTTATTGATGACCTCCAACGCATCGAACCATATAGGCCCTCTTCTCTCTCTTTGATTGTAAATCTCATACCCTGAACAGAACTCGTGCCTCTCGGGTATATGAAAATCTATCTGATCGTTCAAGGAGTTAGACATGGCTTATTTCCCTTTATTTTCCTAAGTTGTAGCGGATAAGCTCTTCAACAATTTTGCCATTGTTTGTATAAACCACGCCTTTGACATAGTATTTAGTCGCCCCTGAAAAAGTATAACATACTGATGTTATTGATATAATTTGCGTTTATTGTGTGGTAAAATCGCCAGCAATTGAATCAACACACTCAAAACCTGGTGATTTCATGAAACCAAAAACAAGCGCCACCGGCCAAGAAGATCTGTTTCGTTCCCGACTCGATCAGATCCTCAACCGCCGGCATCCCCTGTTCCGCCTGGCCAACACCATCGACTGGACGGTCTTTGACAAGGAGTTTGGTTCCCACTACGTCGCCAAAATCGGTCGACCGGGACTGCCGATCCGTTTGCTGGTCGGGCTGCACTACCTCAAGCATGCCTACAATGTGAGCGATGAGACGGTGGTAGCCCAGTTCATCGAAAATGGTTACTGGCAGTATTTCTGCGGCTTCGAACACTTCCAGCACCAGTTCCCGCTCGATCCGACCACCCTGGTCAAGTGGCGCAAGCGCATCGGACCCAAGGGGATGGAGAAGTTGCTCCAGGTGACCATCGAGACGGCCAAGGGCAAGGAGTACGTGACCGAAAAAGACCTGGAGCGAGTCAACGTCGACACCACGGTCCAGGAAAAGGCCATCGCCTTTCCGACCGACGCCCGGCTCTACCACAAGGCCCGGCGTATTCTGGTGCGGCTCGCCAAAAGAGGCGGCATCGAGCTTCGCCAGAGTTACGAGCGGCTTGGCAAGCGAGCCTTCATCATGCAGGGTCGTTACAGTCACGCCCGGCAGACGAAGCGGGCCAGGCGGGAACAAAAGCGGCTGCGCCTGTACCTTGGCCGGGTGATTGTCAACGGCAATCGAAAATTGACCCACTTTACCGGTTGATCGGCAATTGAAAAATGACCCACCTTCCTGGGTTAATCATCCATCTGGGGTGTCGGCAGTTGCTGCCCGAGAATGCCAGCTCGGCGCTTCTCTTTCAATCGGTAGCTGTCACCCCTGATCTGAATGACATGGGCGTGGTGCAGCAACCGGTCGAGCATTGCTGATGTGAGTGCCGTGTTGCCGCCGAAAGCCTGTTCCCATTCCCCAAAGCTCAGGTTCGAGGTGAGGATGACGGAACCTGTTTCGTACCTTTTGGCGATCACCTGAAAGAACAGGTTTGCCTGTGTTTCGCTGAACGGAAGGTATCCAATCTCGTCGATGATGAGTAGTCTCGGCCCCAGGACACTGCGCCGCATTACTTCCTTGTACCGCCCCTGGCGCTGGGCGCTTTCGAGTTGCAGCATCAGGTCCGCAGCGGAAATGAAGCGCACCTTCACGCCGCACTGGGTTGCCCGGTAGCCGAGGGCAATGGCGAGGTGAGTCTTGCCGGTACCGCTGGGACCGAGCAGGATTACATTCTCCCGACGCTCCAGAAACGCCATTGCCGATAGGTCCAGGATTCGCTGCTTCGGGGCGCCGGTGGCAAAATCGAAGTCATAATCCTCAAGGGTCTTGATCGCGGGAAAGCCCGCGAGCTTTGCCATGGTGTGGCGCGAGCGCCCCTGCCGGACGTCGTTCTCGGCCTTGAGTACCTGCTCGAGATAGTCGATGTATGACGACTCCTGCTTTGCCGCAGCATCGGCAAGGTCGGCGTACACATCGGTCACCGCCAGAAACTTCAAGTCGTCGCAGAGGGTGACCATACGCTGGTGCTGGATGTCGCTCATAGCCGCCCCTCCTGAAGGATCTGATCATAGAAGGAGGCGGGGCGCTGAAGTGGGATCACCGGCCACGGCATGGGAGTGATGACTTCCGGCTTGCCCTGCTCAACCTTAACCCTTGGCGGCAGCGGCGACATTGCCGCGCGCTCGATCTTGAGACGATCGCAGGGGCGCTCGCTGGTCTCGCCATGGATTCGGCAGTTGGCTACGTCATTAAGCCAGTTACGGACCTCGATGTTGGCGGTCGCGACATCGAGAGTTAATCCTGCCTGCTTAAGGCGCGAGACCAGCGGATAGTAGAAGCTGTACCGCAGGTAGCGGTTGAACCGCTCGACCTTTCCCTTGGTCTTGGCGCGGTACGGCTTGCACAGCCGGGGGATAAACCCGAAATGCTTGGCTGTGTCCCACAGGCCGGAGTGGAAGCGGTGCTTGCCCTCGCCGAAGGCGTTTCGCTCCAGAACCACAGTCTTCATGTTGTCATAGAGCACTTCACGCGGGACGCCGCCGAAGAAGGAAAATGCCATCTCATGGCACTCACGAAGGACATCAAAGGCCTGGCTGGTGGTGAAGACGACGAACGAATCGCGGCTGAAACCAAGGGTTCCAACGAACGCGTACAATGGGTGTTTACCCCTGCGCAATTCGCACCAGTCGGCTTGCATCTGCTTGCCGGGCTCCGTTTCAAACCGGACAACCGGCTCCGGAGTGACACGGGAGTAAAGTGTCGCCAAAAACGTTCTTACGGTGCGCTCGCAGCCATCGTAGCCAAAGCTGGCAATTTCCCGAGCAAGCACCGGAGCAGGAATCCGGTGTGGCAGCGCCGCCTTCACCCGCTCTTCGAGAAAGGCTTTAAATGGATCTAGCTTCCCCGGCCGCTTCGCCCGTTCTTTGTATCTGGGATCGGCCGTTGATCTGAGGAACTTCCTGACCGTGTTTCGGCATAGCCCGGTGATCCGCGAGATCTCCCGGATGCTTTTGCCCTGTTTCTTGAGAATTCTGACTTCCATACACTCTTCCTTTCCGATCATGCCGACCCTCCAGGTCGGCTAGGTTATCAGGAAGAGTGGGTCAATTTTCAATTTCCGAGGTGGGTCATTTTTACATTGCCGCTAACAGGTGATTCGTGACATCCAACGCAAATGCGAGGCAC contains the following coding sequences:
- the istA gene encoding IS21-like element ISGme4 family transposase, with translation MIGKEECMEVRILKKQGKSIREISRITGLCRNTVRKFLRSTADPRYKERAKRPGKLDPFKAFLEERVKAALPHRIPAPVLAREIASFGYDGCERTVRTFLATLYSRVTPEPVVRFETEPGKQMQADWCELRRGKHPLYAFVGTLGFSRDSFVVFTTSQAFDVLRECHEMAFSFFGGVPREVLYDNMKTVVLERNAFGEGKHRFHSGLWDTAKHFGFIPRLCKPYRAKTKGKVERFNRYLRYSFYYPLVSRLKQAGLTLDVATANIEVRNWLNDVANCRIHGETSERPCDRLKIERAAMSPLPPRVKVEQGKPEVITPMPWPVIPLQRPASFYDQILQEGRL
- a CDS encoding helix-turn-helix domain-containing protein, encoding MSLDEKELLARDAKRNIGEELLQAVRDIKAGKVGRVSTLEISPIAAARQKIGLSQREFAKMLGVSLRTLQEWEQGRRTPSGAAKSLITIAIKKPEVIKELLAA
- the istB gene encoding IS21-like element ISGme4 family helper ATPase IstB; the encoded protein is MSDIQHQRMVTLCDDLKFLAVTDVYADLADAAAKQESSYIDYLEQVLKAENDVRQGRSRHTMAKLAGFPAIKTLEDYDFDFATGAPKQRILDLSAMAFLERRENVILLGPSGTGKTHLAIALGYRATQCGVKVRFISAADLMLQLESAQRQGRYKEVMRRSVLGPRLLIIDEIGYLPFSETQANLFFQVIAKRYETGSVILTSNLSFGEWEQAFGGNTALTSAMLDRLLHHAHVIQIRGDSYRLKEKRRAGILGQQLPTPQMDD